In Candidatus Sysuiplasma acidicola, the sequence TCAATCTTTCCCTTCAGGAGTCCTCTCAGGCTGGTACGGCCGTGTTTTATCAATATGCCCTCACCGGAGTCAAGCAGTATGGCTGTTTCTCCTTCGTTCAGATGATATTTCTCGCGCAGTTCCTTCGGGAGCGTCACTTGGCCCTTCGAACTGATCGTCACCGCTTTTGACATGAATGTGGCGATGTGTTTGAAGCTCAAATACTTTGCTTTACTTTAAGTAAAGAATTAGAACATGACGTTTTAAATGGCGTGATAGGGGTATTCAGGTTGTGATGCAGTGCACAGCACGTACTAAACAGAACCTCGGAACCTCGGCCGATTATGTTCATATGCAGGGTTTGCCAATTTACCAATTGGTAAATCCTTGGAATTGAGTAAATATCTCCCAACTAATGAATTTCAGATTGAGCAGTCATTGAAAGACAAACTCGCTGAGTTGTTAGGTGGCCTAAGAATAGACAAGATTGCCGTTCAAGGGTCAATGAACAGGTTTGCTGCTGACATGATAGCCGATGTTTCGGTTGGGAGGACAAAGCGCACCCCGGTGATCGAAATAAAATCCATTGGCTAACCCAGAAATGCGCAGAGAGTGATTTTCCAAATGCACGAAGCTGTTACTCGCATTGTCAACGCTTATCCCGTCTTTGCATCCTCATATGTAACGGAATCAACATGAGATTTGTGCAAGGCTGCAGGGATAGGGCACATTGACCTGGCAGGCAACATACATCTTCGCTTTGCAAATGTCATAATCGATAAAATCTCTCCCACCTCTCCAGAACGTGAGCGCAGGGATTCCATTGAAGCAAAGCGGAGCACAGGTCCGCCGAGCCTGAGTTGAACTCGAACAGACTTTCATGTCGGGGAGTGCTGAAAGTCTCGCTGAAACCGAAAAGGTCCCTGTAAAACGCGACAGATGTCTCCACGTCATCGACATACAGGTTCACTTGCGGATCTCTAAACACCAATCCCCAAACCGTCAGCGATGAATTGAATATTTCTGAACGGTGCTGTGAACACGGAAGTTTAGCAGCTGGCAAATTCTGGGCATGCACATACAGACAGGAATCGCCGCGGTTTGCTTTTCCATTTTTGATTTTCAGAACAAGACAGTTTCATGCCTGCCAACATGTGATGATTCTGTCTCATCATCGTCTGTCACGAAATTGACTTTCTCACTTGCTTCTACTGAGTCCAGTGCTTTGACTTGTTTCCTTTCAGTTAACGCTTTTCCCTGAGGCTCTGGGAGAAACCAGTCATATAACCTCCGATGTAGCCCGCAGTTATTGCGCAGGCAAAAGGTATACTGGTCGCGAGTATGAGGTCTAGGTTCTGGGACATTGTGAGACCGGGAAAATCGATGTATCTGAAACCTGAAATCAGGACGAACCCAAGGAAAGAGCCTAAATATGCTGCTAATGCCGTAAGTACCAAAAGAACGGGAAACTGTTGGTTGCCTAAAATGAACCTGCCTACAACATATGCCAGTACAAATACAATGACTGTTCCCAGCAGAAACTCCACGTTGGCAA encodes:
- a CDS encoding AbrB/MazE/SpoVT family DNA-binding domain-containing protein; this encodes MSKAVTISSKGQVTLPKELREKYHLNEGETAILLDSGEGILIKHGRTSLRGLLKGKIDSDEFEEQLRKLRKEWIL
- a CDS encoding VOC family protein; translated protein: MFRDPQVNLYVDDVETSVAFYRDLFGFSETFSTPRHESLFEFNSGSADLCSALLQWNPCAHVLERWERFYRL